The region GACTTCCAAAGGTTTCACATCCGTACCGGTCGCCACAAGCGTCACCGTCACCGCAATGCGAAATTCCTTCTCGTTCCTGAAATCGGAAATCAGCTGATTAGAATTCCCTGCCTTGCATGTAATCTTCTGCACGAACTTTTCGGGGAGCTTGAGCCCCACCTTTTCAAATTCAACGGCAAAGGACTGTTTGATGGCCTCAATGATATTGTCGGCGTGGCTGTCGGTCTTCGCAAAGAAAAGAGTCTTGGGAATATATTTCCAATTGCGGACAGGGTCATCGCTCAAACGTTCTGGGTAAAGCGACGAATAAATGGCTTGCTTAAAGGAGTCAACGACAAGCCTAATCTGTGCCGGGTTCACGACACTGCGGTCTAATTCGGTACTTTCGTACTTTTGGTCTTCTTTCTGAATTTTCTTTTGCTTGGAACCATTCAAAAGCGTAATGCGCTCTACGTGTTCGCCCTGACCGATTGTCCCGCCCTGCGAACTGACTAGGGTCTTGATTCGGAATACGCGCGGGGGTACATTCACGCCATCGCGGATAGAATCTTCAAGGGTGTATTCCACCACCGTATTCTTGTTGAAGAACGCGTAAGCTTCTTCGGTCGGAGTCGCAGTCAATCCAACAACACGAGCCGTATTGAAATAATCGAGCACCTGTTTCCATTTGCCATAAATGGAGCGATGACATTCATCCACAATAATCAGGTCGAACGCATCTCTAGCGACCTTCAAATCTTGCGGAAGTTCAATGCTTACGGAGGACTGATCGTTTGTGGAGTCACCATCAAGTTCCGATTCGTCATCGTCGGTATCAACAAAGGTTTGCCCGGTCAAAACAGCATAAAGACGCTGGATGGTAGATATCACCACATGGGACTTTTCGATATCCTTCACGTTGTGGAGACGCTGAACGACATACTCATCGCTAAACGGAATCCCTGTTTCCGTAAGCTTGTATGTCCCGAACTCGCCTTCGGCTTGTTTGCCAAGGTTGTTGCGGTCCACCAAAAACAAAACTTTTTTAGCGGGAGTGTAATTGAGTAAGCGATACGCCGCCGTGCACGCTGTAAATGTTTTTCCCGCGCCTGTTGCAAGGACAATCAAAGCCTTTTTCTTGCCATGCTTGAAACTCAGTTCCAAATTACAGATGGCATCGTACTGGCACTGACGCAAGCCCGCTTTAGTTTTTGTCTGCACAGCAGGAATCGCAGGCATTTTCGCAAATTCAGATTTGAGTTCCGCACGAATTGCGACTTCTTTCGGCGTGAACATCTTTTTAAGTTCAAGGAACTCCAGAGGCTCTCCAGCGGCGAAATCCCTTCGGTCGCAGAACAGCAACTTGTCGCCATTACACATGAAAAGAAACGGCAACGGTTTTGTCCAAGTTTGGTACCATGGAAGAGTCCCTGCGGAGTACTTTGCAGTTTGTTCAGCAACGTGCATCCCCAAAGAGTTCTCTGCACGTTTAGCCTCAAGAACACCAATAGCCTTTCCATCTAAGAAAAGCAGATAATCCGCTTCGTTATTTCCCTTAGTTAAGGCCTCGGTGACCGCCTGTGCATGCGGAACATCCAAATATTCAGAACGAGGAACAACTGCCCAACCGGCAGCGGCGAGCATTTCATCTATCAAAACACGAGCTTGTTCTTCGGGCTTTAATTCATCCATGAATTTCTAAACCCTAAAATAACTTATTTTCTAAAAATAGAAGAAGCCCGCCTGCACGGGCATGACAAAAAAGCGGGGATGACATTAAAAAACAGATCCTCGCCTAACGACGAGGATTATGCAAGATAGAATCTGAAGCTATCCGCTTACTGCACACATCTCACCGAAAAGCCAAAAGATTTCGGTTTCATCATGTAGCTGAAGCCCATGGACTTTGACGAAAGATACCACACCGAAGCTTCGTTCCCTTCAACGTTTGCGCTCCAGAAAAATGCGAACTTGCTTTCATTGCCGTATGTTCCGTCATCGAACATGTTGCCCGCCGGCATGGCGCTAAACTTGAGCGTATCGTTTCCGTTCGTTTCGCCGGACCATCCATAATTTGCCTTGATCAAATAGCCGGCATTGAAGTCGCCACCAGCAGCCTTCCACAAGCTTTCGAAATCTTCATTTGTTGGCAATCGGAAACCCGCAGGGCAGGCGAACTTTGCCGCTTCCCACGTGTAAAGGCGTCCGTAGACCATGCAGTTATCATCATCTTCCCTATAGCAAGTGCTACCAGGCATTTTGTAATTTAAGTTGTCCGCCATCCAAGTGCGATCGGCAATTTTGACAAGGCGGTACTTTTGCTTATCGCGCGGATCTTTGAGCTCTTGCTTTTTGGCTTTTGGAGCTGCGAGAGATGCGCTAGAAGCGACGAGTGCTAAGAAGAGGATAGATGATATGTATTTCATTATGCTATAGATTGCTTCGCTTTGCTCGCAATGACGTGCAAGAGTATCAAGCAGGAATCCACTTGTGGAATCATATTTGATACTCGCAACGTCATGGCGGACCTGATCCGCCATCTTGTTTACTTTTCCACGCCGATGAGTTCTGCTTCACCGCGGCCCGGAAGCGGCTTGAAGATTTTCACATTCGCCTGTTCCGCAGGGCCACCGAAAGCCTTCATTTCGCAAACGAAGAGGTAGTTCATTCCAGCAACAACCTGCGTCGAGACGCTGAGAGGAGTCAAGCCCAAGTAAGCATAGTCCTTGGTGGCGGCGGCAAACACAGCAGAATCTTCAGCTGTGAGTGGGCGCTGTTCCGAGAAACCGCCCATAAGCATTTCATCGGTCTTGCCCGTTTCGAGATTTGCAAAGAACGCAGCAACTTCTTCCTTAGCTTTTTCGACACCGCCTTCGGCATTGATTCGCTTGTTAGAAATGCCATAGGCAAGTGTCACGTTTGCGTTCGGTTCAAGAGTCTTGAGTTCACTTGCGCTCGCCTTGCGACCGCCGCTGCCGTATGTGCAGAACGGCACAACAACCTTGCCGCTCAAATCGTTCGCTTCAAGGAATGTATAAATCGGCGGAGTGAACGTTCCGAACATAATCGGATAGCCAAGGAACACAGTATCGTACTTGGCAAGTTCCACCTTTGCGTTCACGAGAGCGGGCCACTGCCTGCTTTCGCGTTCGGCACGAACTTCGGCAATCGTGCTATCGTAAGTCGAAGGGAACGGCTTTACCAACTGGAGCTCAACTTCATCAGCATTGCGAACTTCCTTGAAAATTTGAGCCAACTTTTTAGTCGATCCCGTCTGAGAAAAATAGACCACAACAGACTTGGATGCTTGCACAGCTACATCCGTGTTACCTTCGGACAACGACTTAGAGAGAGCAGCTTCTTGCTTGTTGCAAGCGGAGAACATCGCCGATGCGGCAAATACCGCTGACACAGCGAGTGTAAGTTTCAAGGAACGGGACATAACTACCTCCAAATTAAACTTTTCAATGAAAAGATATTTATTTTTAAAACGAAGGAGTCCCATGGAATTTATTATCGTCCTATTTTTCATTTTTGCACTGTTCGTATTTATTTTCGGATGGGCAATAACAAAAAAAGAGCGGCAAGCATCCGAGCTACCGCAAAATAAAGACTTATTTACTCAAGCCAGCAAAGCCGCAAAAAGATTCAAAATAGCCACAATCGTATCTTCATCCATACCCCTATTATTGCTCATTCCATTCCTCTTCGATGAACCAACACACTCCACCGGGGATGACCTCCTTATATTTTTCATTTTTTTATCTATAATCATACTCTTTTTGTCAGGGACCTGCATTCTCAGCTACAATTACCTATTCTTCACATCTAGCGATACAAAGGCATTCTATATTCTGCTGACTCCATTTATTCCCATTTTTGCCATTGGTTCTTTTATAATACTAGTGGGCGGCGGATTTCTCGGAGTTGTTCTGATGCTGCCATACGTTATTATCTTGGCTGTAATGGCGAAAATTTTGTACTTTAAAAGGCAACAGTTCAAAGCAAAGCAGAGCGAGAGTTAATCCCCAAAAATATCATATTCGCAAATGTGGTAAGTATCTTCGAAACTGGTAAAAGTTCCATCTTTTTTAGCATGGCGGCAGACTACCGGAAGCGAGCGTTCTCTATTAACGCATCCATTTTGGACAAGAGTTTTTCCGTCAGCTTCATAAACGTTCATACAATCGACATCTTGGCAAGGGCGACCGCCCATGCCCATCGTAGAATAACCGTAATCAAAAACTTTGCCTTTGTATGTAAACCTGATTGAATAAGTTCCATGCGATCCGCCACCGTAGTATTTCACATCCGTAATTTCTTGTTTGGAACCATTGACAAAAAATTCTGCCTTATGAACATCATATACAGGGGTTAGCTCGCTTCCGATACATTTTGTCGGATTACTCTGCACATACACAAAGCCTTCGTCGCCATCATATTCAAAGCTACAAATGAGATCTTTTTCTTCAACATATCTTTTAAACACCGTGTATGCTGTGCTATCCATACAAAAAAGAGCTTCCTGATTTGGAACGCGGGTATCGAAAAGTTTCGTCGGGTCAGCGAGCGTTTCGCTACTGGACGACACGGCAACCGTCGCAGATGACGAGGACGCCGCAAGAATCACAGAGCTAGAAAGGGCAACAATGCTTGATGAACTATTTACGTCATTGCGAATACTTGATGAACAGCTCACGTCATTGCTAGAGTTCGAAGAGCTCGAAGCAATCCAAGAAGAACTGGAAGATTCTGGGTCAGGCCTGGAATGACGGGAAGAACTGGAGCACTCGCTGGAGCTTTGGGCGACATTTTGAGAAGAACTACTCACGTCATTGCGAGAGTTCGAAGAACTCGAAGCAATCCATGAGGAACTTGTTAAATTTTCAGATTCCGCGTTGAATATACTATCGGAATTTTCATCAGAGCAAGCAATAAAAAACAACGAGCAAACCGGCAATACTTTATACAAATTCATATCTATACCCCTTAAAGAATATACGGGCGAACTTGTTTAAAAATCAATTTGCGTTCCTCCCCCATCACCTTGAATTCAATGTCAAGGGCAAGAGCATCGGAATATACGTTGTAAAGTTCCGCAAAACGGTTTTGAATTCTCTGAACAAATTGGTATAGCCGGTAAATTTCGCCATCGGTGAGA is a window of Fibrobacter succinogenes DNA encoding:
- a CDS encoding flavodoxin, with protein sequence MSRSLKLTLAVSAVFAASAMFSACNKQEAALSKSLSEGNTDVAVQASKSVVVYFSQTGSTKKLAQIFKEVRNADEVELQLVKPFPSTYDSTIAEVRAERESRQWPALVNAKVELAKYDTVFLGYPIMFGTFTPPIYTFLEANDLSGKVVVPFCTYGSGGRKASASELKTLEPNANVTLAYGISNKRINAEGGVEKAKEEVAAFFANLETGKTDEMLMGGFSEQRPLTAEDSAVFAAATKDYAYLGLTPLSVSTQVVAGMNYLFVCEMKAFGGPAEQANVKIFKPLPGRGEAELIGVEK
- a CDS encoding DEAD/DEAH box helicase family protein; protein product: MDELKPEEQARVLIDEMLAAAGWAVVPRSEYLDVPHAQAVTEALTKGNNEADYLLFLDGKAIGVLEAKRAENSLGMHVAEQTAKYSAGTLPWYQTWTKPLPFLFMCNGDKLLFCDRRDFAAGEPLEFLELKKMFTPKEVAIRAELKSEFAKMPAIPAVQTKTKAGLRQCQYDAICNLELSFKHGKKKALIVLATGAGKTFTACTAAYRLLNYTPAKKVLFLVDRNNLGKQAEGEFGTYKLTETGIPFSDEYVVQRLHNVKDIEKSHVVISTIQRLYAVLTGQTFVDTDDDESELDGDSTNDQSSVSIELPQDLKVARDAFDLIIVDECHRSIYGKWKQVLDYFNTARVVGLTATPTEEAYAFFNKNTVVEYTLEDSIRDGVNVPPRVFRIKTLVSSQGGTIGQGEHVERITLLNGSKQKKIQKEDQKYESTELDRSVVNPAQIRLVVDSFKQAIYSSLYPERLSDDPVRNWKYIPKTLFFAKTDSHADNIIEAIKQSFAVEFEKVGLKLPEKFVQKITCKAGNSNQLISDFRNEKEFRIAVTVTLVATGTDVKPLEV
- a CDS encoding fibrobacter succinogenes major paralogous domain-containing protein, translated to MADQVRHDVASIKYDSTSGFLLDTLARHCEQSEAIYSIMKYISSILFLALVASSASLAAPKAKKQELKDPRDKQKYRLVKIADRTWMADNLNYKMPGSTCYREDDDNCMVYGRLYTWEAAKFACPAGFRLPTNEDFESLWKAAGGDFNAGYLIKANYGWSGETNGNDTLKFSAMPAGNMFDDGTYGNESKFAFFWSANVEGNEASVWYLSSKSMGFSYMMKPKSFGFSVRCVQ